The Meles meles chromosome 6, mMelMel3.1 paternal haplotype, whole genome shotgun sequence genome has a window encoding:
- the NOP9 gene encoding nucleolar protein 9 isoform X2: MGLGPRSPNKAGRRLPAGGKRGRGAKGSGRPRPGRQRPSCSPPEGSSEPALGVHSHLSPEALGYFRRALSALKEAPETGEERELMVHNVLKEVEAQALALATNRTGSEIMQELLGFSPLKPLCRVWAALRSSLRSVACHRCGVHVLQSALLQLPRLLGSPAEKDVEEEENGKDGPLETLEELVLGLASEVCDDFLSYCGDTHASFVVRTLLQVLGGTLLESERTRHRVRHQSSDAQRAPARECKPTDFEVPETFLNRLQDLSSCFLKDIAVFITDKISSFCLQVALQVLHRKLPQFCAHVCSAVISYLSSRNPSADGSPLLLFLRDQTSSRLLEQVLLVLEPLRLQSLFEDHFQGQLQALAAHPIANFPLQRLLDAVTTPELLSPVFEELSPALEAVLAQGHPGVVIALVGACRRVGAHQAQVLQLLLEAFHCAEPSSRQVACVPLFATLMAYEVYYGLLEEEGAVPAEHQGQYVALACSRHGSRVLDAIWSGAALGARKEIATELGERNQELMRDPFGHHVARNVALTTFLKRQEAWEQQQGAVAKRRRALNSILED; encoded by the exons ATGGGGCTGGGTCCGCGTTCCCCCAACAAGGCGGGGCGTCGGCTCCCAGCAGGTGGCAAACGGGGGCGCGGGGCCAAGGGGTCGGGGCGCCCCCGACCAGGCCGCCAGCGGCCATCCTGTTCGCCTCCCGAGGGGAGCTCGGAGCCGGCCCTCGGTGTGCACTCTCACCTGAGTCCCGAAGCTCTCGGGTATTTCCGCCGGGCGCTGTCCGCGCTGAAAGAGGCTCCCGAGACCGGAGAAGAACGAG AACTGATGGTGCACAATGTTTTGAAGGAAGTGGAGGCTCAGGCCCTAGCCTTGGCCACAAACAGGACTGGCAGTGAGATTATGCAGGAACTGTTGGGATTCAGTCCCCTGAAACCGCTCTGTCGCGTCTGGGCTGCTTTGCGCTCCAGCTTGCGCTCTGTGGCCTGTCATCGATGCGGGGTGCATGTATTGCAGAGTGCTTTGCTGCAGCTACCTCGATTGCTGGGGAGCCCGGCGGAGAAGgacgtggaggaggaggagaatggcaAGGATGGTCCCTTGGAGACCCTGGAGGAGCTGGTTTTGGGACTAGCCTCTGAAGTGTGTGATGATTTTCTTTCCTACTGTGGAGACACACATGCCAGCTTCGTGGTTAGAACTCTGCTGCAGGTGTTGGGAGGGACTCTCCTGGAGTCTGAGAGAACCAGACACCGTGTCAGACACCAGTCATCTG aTGCACAAAGGGCCCCGGCTCGGGAATGTAAGCCAACTGATTTTGAGGTCCCTGAAACTTTCTTGAATCGCCTTCAGGACCTGAGCTCTTGCTTTCTGAAGGACATTGCTG TATTTATCACTGACAAGATCTCCAGCTTCTGCCTTCAAGTGGCCTTACAAGTCTTACACCGCAAACTGCCCCAGTTTTGTGCTCATGTCTGCAGTGCTGTGATCAGCTATCTGAGTAGCCGCAACCCCTCAGCAGACGGCAG CCCGCTGCTGCTATTTCTGCGGGATCAGACAAGCTCCAGACTCCTGGAGCAGGTCCTGCTGGTGTTGGAGCCCCTGAGGCTCCAGAGCCTCTTTGAGGATCACTTCCAAGGGCAGCTGCAGGCCCTTGCTGCACACCCAATTGCAAACTTCCCTTTGCAGCGTTTACTGGATGCTGTTACTACCCCTGAGCTG CTGTCGCCTGTGTTTGAGGAGCTGAGCCCTGCCCTGGAAGCTGTGCTGGCTCAAGGTCACCCAGGGGTGGTCATTGCCCTTGTGGGGGCCTGCCGCAGAGTTGGGGCCCACCAAGCCCAGGTCCTGCAGCTGTTGTTGGAG GCCTTCCACTGTGCAGAGCCCTCTTCCCGGCAAGTGGCCTGTGTGCCTCTCTTCGCCACTCTGATGGCTTATGAGGTGTACTATGGActgctggaggaggagggggcggTGCCTGCAGAGCACCAG GGACAATATGTGGCTCTGGCTTGTAGTCGCCACGGCAGCCGTGTACTAGATGCCATCTGGAGTGGAGCAGCCTTGGGAGCCCGGAAGGAAATTGCCACTGAGCTGG GTGAGCGGAACCAGGAGCTGATGAGAGACCCTTTTGGCCACCATGTGGCTCGAAACGTAGCCCTGACTACTTTCCTGAAGCGCCAAGAGGCTTGGGAACAGCAGCAGGGGGCAGTGGCCAAGAGGAGGCGGGCTTTGAACTCAATACTTGAAGACTGA
- the NOP9 gene encoding nucleolar protein 9 isoform X1, with translation MGLGPRSPNKAGRRLPAGGKRGRGAKGSGRPRPGRQRPSCSPPEGSSEPALGVHSHLSPEALGYFRRALSALKEAPETGEERELMVHNVLKEVEAQALALATNRTGSEIMQELLGFSPLKPLCRVWAALRSSLRSVACHRCGVHVLQSALLQLPRLLGSPAEKDVEEEENGKDGPLETLEELVLGLASEVCDDFLSYCGDTHASFVVRTLLQVLGGTLLESERTRHRVRHQSSDAQRAPARECKPTDFEVPETFLNRLQDLSSCFLKDIAVFITDKISSFCLQVALQVLHRKLPQFCAHVCSAVISYLSSRNPSADGSPLLLFLRDQTSSRLLEQVLLVLEPLRLQSLFEDHFQGQLQALAAHPIANFPLQRLLDAVTTPELLSPVFEELSPALEAVLAQGHPGVVIALVGACRRVGAHQAQVLQLLLEAFHCAEPSSRQVACVPLFATLMAYEVYYGLLEEEGAVPAEHQVDMATARALGDVTVLGSLLLQHLLHFSSPGIILQSLGALTGPQLLTLAQSPAGSHVFDAVLSSPSVTRKQRRRVLKTLKGQYVALACSRHGSRVLDAIWSGAALGARKEIATELGERNQELMRDPFGHHVARNVALTTFLKRQEAWEQQQGAVAKRRRALNSILED, from the exons ATGGGGCTGGGTCCGCGTTCCCCCAACAAGGCGGGGCGTCGGCTCCCAGCAGGTGGCAAACGGGGGCGCGGGGCCAAGGGGTCGGGGCGCCCCCGACCAGGCCGCCAGCGGCCATCCTGTTCGCCTCCCGAGGGGAGCTCGGAGCCGGCCCTCGGTGTGCACTCTCACCTGAGTCCCGAAGCTCTCGGGTATTTCCGCCGGGCGCTGTCCGCGCTGAAAGAGGCTCCCGAGACCGGAGAAGAACGAG AACTGATGGTGCACAATGTTTTGAAGGAAGTGGAGGCTCAGGCCCTAGCCTTGGCCACAAACAGGACTGGCAGTGAGATTATGCAGGAACTGTTGGGATTCAGTCCCCTGAAACCGCTCTGTCGCGTCTGGGCTGCTTTGCGCTCCAGCTTGCGCTCTGTGGCCTGTCATCGATGCGGGGTGCATGTATTGCAGAGTGCTTTGCTGCAGCTACCTCGATTGCTGGGGAGCCCGGCGGAGAAGgacgtggaggaggaggagaatggcaAGGATGGTCCCTTGGAGACCCTGGAGGAGCTGGTTTTGGGACTAGCCTCTGAAGTGTGTGATGATTTTCTTTCCTACTGTGGAGACACACATGCCAGCTTCGTGGTTAGAACTCTGCTGCAGGTGTTGGGAGGGACTCTCCTGGAGTCTGAGAGAACCAGACACCGTGTCAGACACCAGTCATCTG aTGCACAAAGGGCCCCGGCTCGGGAATGTAAGCCAACTGATTTTGAGGTCCCTGAAACTTTCTTGAATCGCCTTCAGGACCTGAGCTCTTGCTTTCTGAAGGACATTGCTG TATTTATCACTGACAAGATCTCCAGCTTCTGCCTTCAAGTGGCCTTACAAGTCTTACACCGCAAACTGCCCCAGTTTTGTGCTCATGTCTGCAGTGCTGTGATCAGCTATCTGAGTAGCCGCAACCCCTCAGCAGACGGCAG CCCGCTGCTGCTATTTCTGCGGGATCAGACAAGCTCCAGACTCCTGGAGCAGGTCCTGCTGGTGTTGGAGCCCCTGAGGCTCCAGAGCCTCTTTGAGGATCACTTCCAAGGGCAGCTGCAGGCCCTTGCTGCACACCCAATTGCAAACTTCCCTTTGCAGCGTTTACTGGATGCTGTTACTACCCCTGAGCTG CTGTCGCCTGTGTTTGAGGAGCTGAGCCCTGCCCTGGAAGCTGTGCTGGCTCAAGGTCACCCAGGGGTGGTCATTGCCCTTGTGGGGGCCTGCCGCAGAGTTGGGGCCCACCAAGCCCAGGTCCTGCAGCTGTTGTTGGAG GCCTTCCACTGTGCAGAGCCCTCTTCCCGGCAAGTGGCCTGTGTGCCTCTCTTCGCCACTCTGATGGCTTATGAGGTGTACTATGGActgctggaggaggagggggcggTGCCTGCAGAGCACCAG gTGGACATGGCCACAGCCAGGGCGCTGGGGGACGTGACAgtcctggggtccctcctgctccagcatctgttgcatttctctagCCCTGGTATCATACTTCAAAGTCTGGGTGCCTTGACGGGACCACAGCTTCTGACTCTAGCCCAGAGCCCTGCTGGCTCACACGTGTTTGATGCTGTCCTGAGCAGCCCCTCCGTGACGCGCAAGCAGCGCCGCCGTGTGCTGAAGACCCTAAAG GGACAATATGTGGCTCTGGCTTGTAGTCGCCACGGCAGCCGTGTACTAGATGCCATCTGGAGTGGAGCAGCCTTGGGAGCCCGGAAGGAAATTGCCACTGAGCTGG GTGAGCGGAACCAGGAGCTGATGAGAGACCCTTTTGGCCACCATGTGGCTCGAAACGTAGCCCTGACTACTTTCCTGAAGCGCCAAGAGGCTTGGGAACAGCAGCAGGGGGCAGTGGCCAAGAGGAGGCGGGCTTTGAACTCAATACTTGAAGACTGA
- the CIDEB gene encoding cell death activator CIDE-B, producing MEYLSALNPSGLLRSVSSMGSEFGRKVWTSASPPQRPFRVCDHKRTTRKGLTAATRQELLDKALEALLLSGMLTLVLEEDGTAVESEDFFQLLEDDTCLMVLECGQNWSPSRSGMLSYGLGREKPKHSKDIARITFDVYKQNPRDLFGSLNIKATFYGLYSMSCDFQGLGPKKVLRELLRWTSALLQGLGHMLLGIASSLRHVVEGAEQWHWQRQGHLHPY from the exons aTGGAGTACCTCTCAGCCCTGAACCCCAGCGGCCTGCTCAG GTCGGTATCCAGTATGGGCTCTGAGTTTGGCCGGAAAGTCTGGACTTCAGCTTCACCACCCCAGCGACCTTTCCGAGTCTGTGATCACAAGCGGACCACGCGGAAAGGTCTAACAGCTGCCACCCGCCAGGAACTGCTAGACAAG GCACTGGAGGCCCTGCTCCTGAGCGGGATGCTAACGCTGGTGCTGGAGGAGGATGGGACCGCTGTGGAGAGTGAAGACTTCTTCCAGCTTTTGGAGGATGACACATGCCTGATGGTGCTGGAGTGTGGGCAGAACTGGAGCCCCAGCAGG AGTGGGATGCTGTCATATGGCCTGGGCCGGGAGAAGCCCAAGCACAGCAAGGACATCGCCCGCATCACCTTCGACGTATACAAGCAAAACCCTCGAGACCTCTTTGGCAGCCTCAATATCAAAGCCACATTCTATGGGCTCTACTCCATGAGCTGTGACTTTCAAGGACTCGGCCCAAAGAAAGTACTCAG GGAGCTCCTCCGTTGGACCTCTGCATTGCTGCAAGGCCTGGGCCATATGCTGCTGGGAATTGCCTCCAGCCTCCGCCATGTAGTAGAAGGGGCCGAGCAGTGGCACTGGCAACGGCAGGGTCACCTCCATCCCTATTGA
- the LTB4R2 gene encoding leukotriene B4 receptor 2, which translates to MLACYRPPGNETLLSWKASRVTGTAFLLLAALLGLPGNGFVVWSLAGWRPARGRPLAATLVLHLALADGAVLLLTPLFVAFLAGQAWPLGQAGCKAVYYACALSMYASVLLTSLLSLQRCLAVTRPFLAPRLRSPALARRLLLAVWLAALLLAAPAAVYRHLWGDRVCQLCHPSPAHAAAHLSLETLTAFVLPFGLVLGCYGLTLARLRGARWGAGRHGTRVGRLVGAIVLAFGLLWAPYHAVNLLQVAAALAPPGGALARLGGAGQAARAGTTALAFFSSSINPVLYVFTAGDLLPRAGPRFLTRLFEGSGEARGGGRSREGTMELRATPRLKVVGQGRGDGDPGGGVERDSQGWDP; encoded by the coding sequence ATGCTGGCCTGCTACCGACCCCCAGGGAACGAGACGCTGCTGAGCTGGAAGGCCTCGAGGGTCACGGGCACGGCCTTCCTGCTGCTGGCGGCGCTGCTGGGGCTGCCCGGCAACGGCTTCGTCGTGTGGAGCTTGGCGGGCTGGCGGCCCGCACGGGGGCGACCGCTGGCGGCCACGCTCGTGCTGCACCTGGCGCTGGCCGATGGCGCGGTGCTGCTGCTCACGCCTCTCTTCGTGGCCTTCCTGGCGGGCCAGGCGTGGCCGCTGGGCCAGGCGGGCTGCAAGGCCGTGTACTACGCGTGCGCGCTCAGCATGTACGCCAGTGTGCTGCTCACCAGTCTCCTGAGCCTGCAGCGCTGCCTGGCCGTCACCCGGCCGTTCCTGGCGCCCCGTCTGCGCAGCCCGGCCCTGGCCCGCCGCCTGCTCCTGGCCGTCTGGCTGGCCGCGCTGCTGCTCGCCGCGCCGGCCGCCGTCTACCGCCACCTGTGGGGAGACCGCGTGTGCCAGCTGTGCCACCCGTCGCCTGCCCATGCCGCCGCCCACCTGAGCCTGGAGACGCTCACAGCCTTCGTGCTCCCCTTCGGGCTGGTGCTCGGTTGCTACGGCCTGACGCTGGCGCGGCTGCGGGGCGCCCGCTGGGGCGCTGGGCGGCATGGGACTCGGGTGGGCCGGCTGGTCGGTGCCATCGTGCTCGCCTTCGGCTTGCTCTGGGCCCCCTACCACGCCGTCAACCTCCTGCAGGTGGCGGCCGCGCTGGCTCCGCCGGGAGGGGCCCTTGCGAGGCTGGGCGGGGCGGGCCAGGCGGCTCGAGCTGGGACTACCGCCCTGGCCTTCTTCAGCTCCAGCATCAACCCTGTGCTCTACGTCTTCACCGCCGGGGATCTGCTGCCCCGGGCCGGCCCCCGCTTCCTTACGCGGCTCTTTGAGGGCTCGGGAGAGGCTCGAGGGGGCGGCCGCTCTAGGGAGGGGACCATGGAGCTCCGAGCTACCCCTCGGCTCAAAGTGGTGGGGCAGGGCCGGGGCGATGGAGACCCCGGGGGCGGAGTGGAGAGGGACAGTCAGGGATGGGATCCTTGA
- the LTB4R gene encoding leukotriene B4 receptor 1, protein LADFTDSSQTWGWEPWNRGRSGNRLRHSAPALRLAPASHRYTAKPGSPRSGHGPYILGSTSSLGVMFIVPLTIILLSVALAVGLPGNSFVVWSILVKMRKRSVTALLVLNLALADLAVLLTAPFFLYSVAQGTWGFGLFGCRLFHYTCGVSMYASVLLITAMSLDRSLAVALPFVSQKFRTKAVAWWVLASIWVMSFLLAIPVIVYRNVSLRQDNQTRCFPTYSSERAKAFHLLFEALTGFLLPFLVVVASYSDIRRRLQARRFRRSRRTGRLVVLIILAFAAFWLPYHLVNLVDAGRVLAGRGAAPMGGPLVLARHVFIALAFLSSSVNPVLYACAGGGLLRSAGVGFVAKLLEGTGSEASSTRRGGTLGQTVRGAPAPSETGPSGSLADSIDALH, encoded by the exons CTGGCGGACTTCACCGACAGCAGCCAGACCTGGGGCTGGGAACCCTGGAACAGGGGCAGGTCTGGTAATAGGCTACGCCACTCTGCCCCAGCCTTGAGATTGGCACCAGCTTCCCACCGGTACACGGCAAAGCCTGGAA GTCCTCGCAGTGGCCACGGACCCTACATCTTGGGCAGTACCTCCTCACTAGGGGTCATGTTCATCGTTCCGTTGACTATCATCCTACTGTCAGTGGCGCTGGCTGTGGGGCTTCCCGGCAACAGCTTTGTGGTGTGGAGCATCCTGGTAAAGATGAGGAAGCGCTCTGTCACTGCCTTGTTGGTGCTGAACCTGGCCTTGGCAGACTTGGCTGTATTGCTTACAGCCCCCTTTTTCCTCTACTCTGtggcccagggcacctggggtTTTGGACTGTTTGGCTGCCGCCTGTTTCACTATACCTGCGGAGTCAGCATGTACGCCAGCGTCCTGCTGATCACGGCCATGAGTCTGGACCGCTCGCTGGCAGTCGCCCTCCCTTTCGTGTCCCAGAAGTTTCGTACCAAGGCCGTTGCCTGGTGGGTGCTAGCAAGCATCTGGGTGATGTCCTTTCTGCTGGCCATACCTGTCATCGTGTACCGCAACGTGAGCTTGAGACAGGACAACCAGACCCGCTGCTTCCCAACGTACTCCAGCGAGCGAGCCAAGGCATTCCATCTGCTCTTCGAGGCCCTCACCGGCTTCCTGCTGCCCTTCCTGGTGGTGGTGGCCAGCTACTCGGACATCAGGCGCCGGCTGCAGGCCCGGCGCttccgccgcagccgccgcactGGCCGCCTGGTGGTGCTCATCATCTTGGCCTTCGCAGCCTTCTGGCTGCCCTACCACCTGGTGAACCTAGTCGATGCGGGCCGGGTGCTGGCCGGCAGGGGCGCGGCACCCATGGGAGGCCCGCTGGTCCTGGCGCGCCACGTGTTCATTGCGCTGGCTTTCCTGAGCAGTAGCGTGAACCCCGTGCTGTATGCGTGCGCCGGCGGCGGCCTTCTGCGCTCAGCGGGCGTGGGCTTCGTCGCCAAGCTGCTGGAGGGCACTGGCTCCGAGGCGTCCAGCACCCGCCGCGGGGGCACCCTGGGCCAGACGGTGAGGGGCGCCCCCGCCCCTTCCGAGACTGGCCCCTCCGGGAGCCTCGCCGACTCCATCGACGCTCTCCATTGA